Proteins found in one Alicyclobacillus cycloheptanicus genomic segment:
- a CDS encoding peptidylprolyl isomerase, with protein MPNRKHVFAGVTAALLITVAAAGCGTAKPANNTTSTNQTTASTIPQPNYTGPTVATYNGGKLTKQELDQQYNLQVVWAGQQSKETKQQFATWYTLYYKYLYQKAAAAVKTPIDVAAAQSQANSILSEMANASSGGPYKTTAQATNKLKSLGLSKSDLVHMVERTQVLNTYLEQQVYNDNKSLFQEVTVDEILLPTEAQAKQIEAKLKAGANFAKLADQYSKDPSVKQNHGTYANALVAEFVPNFAKACRTLPIGKISDPVHTQYGYHILRVDKRGIMPFSQARTQIEQGSLPQSVMQTLQNDIQKIAAQAEKDANIKIVAKASDL; from the coding sequence TTGCCAAATCGTAAGCACGTCTTTGCAGGGGTCACGGCAGCGCTGCTGATCACGGTGGCAGCGGCCGGCTGCGGCACAGCAAAGCCAGCCAACAACACAACCAGCACCAACCAAACGACCGCTTCAACCATTCCCCAGCCGAACTATACGGGGCCAACCGTGGCCACGTACAACGGCGGGAAGTTGACAAAGCAGGAACTCGACCAGCAGTACAACTTGCAGGTGGTCTGGGCAGGGCAGCAGAGCAAGGAGACCAAGCAGCAGTTCGCCACCTGGTACACGCTGTATTACAAGTACCTGTATCAAAAAGCGGCTGCTGCCGTGAAGACGCCAATTGACGTGGCCGCCGCGCAGAGTCAGGCGAACTCGATTCTCTCAGAGATGGCGAACGCGTCGAGCGGCGGACCGTACAAGACCACGGCGCAAGCGACGAACAAGCTCAAGTCGCTCGGCCTCTCGAAAAGCGACCTGGTGCACATGGTGGAGCGCACTCAGGTCCTGAACACCTATTTGGAACAACAGGTGTATAACGACAACAAGTCGCTGTTCCAGGAGGTCACCGTTGACGAAATTCTCCTGCCGACAGAGGCGCAGGCCAAGCAGATTGAGGCCAAGCTCAAAGCGGGGGCGAACTTTGCGAAACTTGCGGACCAGTACTCCAAAGACCCGAGTGTAAAGCAGAATCACGGCACCTACGCAAACGCGCTGGTGGCCGAATTTGTGCCCAATTTTGCCAAGGCCTGCCGCACGCTGCCGATTGGCAAAATCAGCGACCCCGTGCACACGCAGTACGGGTACCACATCCTGCGCGTGGACAAGCGGGGCATCATGCCGTTCTCACAAGCGCGCACGCAGATTGAACAAGGTTCCTTACCGCAGTCCGTGATGCAGACGCTGCAGAACGACATCCAAAAGATCGCGGCTCAGGCAGAAAAGGATGCCAACATCAAAATCGTGGCAAAGGCGTCGGACCTGTAA